In Streptomyces sp. NBC_01381, a genomic segment contains:
- a CDS encoding MFS transporter, which translates to MQAGVVTVAFSVGGFLTAPVADRLAARFGRLVLVAGSLLMAGGFAWVWSAVAASSERHTGAWPLVPGLVVAGAGLGFLVVPLVNVVLSAVPADIAGGASGIFSTAQQFGGALGAALIGTVFFDHASSGLTEALGTAMPWVAAGFALCAVLCLALPKRAVAPAE; encoded by the coding sequence ATGCAGGCGGGCGTCGTGACCGTCGCCTTCTCCGTCGGCGGCTTCCTGACCGCGCCGGTCGCGGACCGGCTCGCGGCACGGTTCGGGCGGCTGGTCCTGGTCGCGGGGTCGCTCCTGATGGCGGGCGGCTTCGCCTGGGTCTGGTCGGCGGTCGCCGCGTCGAGCGAGCGGCACACCGGGGCGTGGCCGCTGGTGCCGGGTCTTGTGGTGGCCGGTGCCGGGCTCGGATTCCTCGTCGTACCGCTGGTGAACGTGGTCCTTTCCGCGGTGCCCGCCGACATCGCGGGCGGGGCGTCCGGGATCTTCTCCACGGCCCAGCAGTTCGGCGGCGCCCTGGGTGCGGCACTGATCGGCACGGTGTTCTTCGACCACGCCTCGTCGGGCCTGACCGAAGCACTCGGTACGGCGATGCCCTGGGTGGCCGCGGGCTTCGCGCTCTGCGCGGTGCTGTGCCTGGCCCTGCCCAAGCGAGCGGTGGCACCGGCGGAGTGA
- a CDS encoding VWA domain-containing protein, whose translation MGPAISLRKVEEAAPALVSLYKSAGISLHKHGLEGERAAVYLVIDYSGSMKPYYKDGTVQALADRVLGLSAHLDDDGVVPTVFFSTDVDAVTEIALERHHGRVEEIVAGLGHMGKTSYHLAMDAVIDHYVDSGSTAPALVVFQTDGGPINKLAAERYLCKASKLPLFWQFIGFGDAKSKQFDYLRKLDELAVPAKRTVDNAGFFHAGHDPRAVPDDRLYDQLVGEFPAWLAAARTQGIVTA comes from the coding sequence ATGGGACCTGCGATCAGTCTGCGCAAGGTGGAAGAGGCGGCACCCGCCCTGGTCAGCCTCTACAAGAGCGCCGGAATCAGCCTCCACAAGCACGGACTTGAGGGCGAGCGTGCGGCCGTCTACCTCGTCATCGACTACTCCGGCTCCATGAAGCCGTACTACAAGGACGGCACCGTCCAGGCACTCGCCGACCGCGTCCTCGGCCTGTCCGCGCACCTCGACGACGACGGCGTCGTGCCCACGGTCTTCTTCTCCACGGACGTCGACGCCGTCACGGAGATCGCCCTCGAACGCCACCACGGCCGGGTCGAAGAGATCGTCGCCGGGCTCGGTCACATGGGCAAGACCAGCTACCACCTGGCGATGGACGCCGTGATCGACCACTACGTGGACAGCGGCTCCACGGCGCCCGCCCTGGTCGTCTTCCAGACCGACGGCGGCCCCATCAACAAGCTCGCCGCCGAGCGGTACCTGTGCAAGGCGTCGAAGCTGCCGCTGTTCTGGCAGTTCATCGGCTTCGGTGACGCGAAGAGCAAGCAGTTCGACTACCTCCGCAAGCTCGACGAACTCGCCGTCCCCGCCAAGCGCACCGTCGACAACGCGGGCTTCTTCCACGCGGGCCACGATCCCCGCGCCGTCCCGGACGACCGCCTCTACGACCAGCTGGTGGGGGAGTTCCCGGCGTGGCTCGCGGCGGCGCGGACGCAGGGGATCGTGACCGCCTGA
- a CDS encoding tyrosine-protein phosphatase: protein MHIARTRTAVGVAISAIALGTLPAWTAHAEPTAPGRDTARHAPHHPRPASDGVRQIPLQGAVNARDLGGYRTYDGDRVRYGRVFRADALAKLTDADVGTLAKLGLKKVVDFRVPAEVKYDGADRLPAGLSATSRAVNDNGLFTMLMTVIGSKDPVKQEEMLGNGKADAFMRDVYRTFVTDGTNRAQFAATLRDIARGGDAAPLLYHCTSGKDRTGWTSYLLLRAIGVPERTAVGDYLASNTYRAAYDAKVRESLKQSGMMQNPDLLIPLQEVRTGYLEASLDEVKKQYGSLDGYLRKGLGLDARTILALRERMVD, encoded by the coding sequence ATGCACATCGCCCGCACGCGCACAGCAGTCGGCGTCGCGATCTCCGCGATCGCCCTGGGCACCCTGCCCGCCTGGACGGCTCACGCCGAGCCCACGGCCCCCGGGCGCGACACCGCCCGGCACGCCCCGCACCACCCCCGCCCCGCATCCGACGGCGTACGCCAGATCCCGCTCCAAGGAGCCGTCAACGCAAGAGACTTGGGCGGCTACCGGACCTACGACGGGGACCGGGTGCGCTATGGCCGGGTCTTCCGTGCCGACGCCCTGGCCAAGCTGACCGACGCCGACGTCGGCACCCTCGCCAAGCTCGGCCTGAAGAAGGTCGTCGACTTCCGGGTGCCGGCCGAGGTCAAATACGACGGCGCCGACCGGCTGCCCGCCGGGCTCAGCGCGACCTCCCGTGCGGTGAACGACAACGGTCTCTTCACCATGCTGATGACCGTGATCGGCTCCAAGGACCCCGTCAAACAGGAGGAGATGCTCGGCAACGGCAAGGCGGACGCCTTCATGCGCGACGTCTACCGCACCTTCGTCACCGACGGCACCAACCGCGCGCAGTTCGCGGCGACACTGCGCGACATCGCGCGGGGCGGCGACGCGGCGCCGCTGCTCTACCACTGCACGTCGGGCAAGGACCGTACCGGCTGGACGAGTTATCTGCTCCTTCGCGCCATCGGCGTCCCCGAGCGCACCGCCGTGGGCGACTATCTGGCGTCCAACACCTATCGGGCCGCGTACGACGCGAAGGTGCGCGAGAGCCTCAAGCAGAGCGGGATGATGCAGAATCCCGATCTGCTGATCCCGCTCCAGGAGGTCCGCACCGGATATCTGGAGGCCTCGCTCGACGAGGTGAAGAAGCAGTACGGGAGCCTCGACGGCTATCTGCGCAAGGGACTTGGGCTCGACGCGCGGACGATACTCGCGCTGCGGGAGCGGATGGTCGACTAG
- a CDS encoding MarR family winged helix-turn-helix transcriptional regulator — MSGIDGIDDTGSSSEDAKTRRRDGRAHVLERLTAAGRENSAVTVMFHSAVAARQGLSATENKTLDLLERGGPLTAKELAERTTLAPASVTGLVDRLEGKGFVRRVKHPTDKRRVLIEIRREKLADLAGIFEDWKREVDELCEEFTVDELETVIRFLQGATERQRRATARLAE; from the coding sequence ATGAGCGGCATCGACGGCATCGACGACACCGGCAGCAGCAGCGAGGACGCGAAGACCAGGCGTCGGGACGGGCGCGCCCACGTCCTGGAGCGTCTGACCGCCGCCGGGCGCGAGAACAGCGCGGTGACGGTGATGTTCCACTCCGCCGTCGCCGCCCGGCAGGGCCTCAGCGCCACCGAGAACAAGACCCTCGACCTGCTTGAGCGCGGCGGCCCGCTCACCGCGAAGGAGCTTGCCGAGCGGACCACGCTCGCCCCGGCCTCGGTGACCGGCCTCGTGGACCGCCTGGAAGGCAAGGGCTTCGTCCGCAGGGTCAAGCACCCCACCGACAAGCGGCGGGTGCTCATCGAGATCCGCCGCGAGAAGCTCGCCGACCTGGCCGGCATCTTCGAGGACTGGAAGCGCGAAGTGGACGAACTCTGCGAGGAGTTCACGGTCGATGAACTGGAGACCGTGATCCGCTTCCTCCAAGGGGCGACCGAGCGCCAGCGCCGGGCGACCGCACGGCTCGCCGAGTAG
- a CDS encoding FAD-binding protein, producing the protein MDAMYAADKDGTPIAGLYASGNCSAAVMGETYPGPGATIGPAMTFSWAAVNDIAGTAG; encoded by the coding sequence GTGGACGCCATGTACGCCGCCGACAAGGACGGCACCCCCATCGCGGGCCTGTACGCATCGGGCAACTGCTCGGCCGCCGTCATGGGCGAGACGTATCCCGGACCGGGCGCGACGATCGGCCCGGCCATGACGTTCAGCTGGGCGGCGGTCAACGACATCGCGGGCACCGCGGGCTGA
- a CDS encoding cold-shock protein, whose translation MATGTVKWFNSEKGFGFIEQDGGGPDVFAHYSNIASSGFRELVEGQKVSFEVTQGQKGLQAENIVPA comes from the coding sequence ATGGCAACTGGCACCGTGAAGTGGTTCAACTCGGAAAAGGGCTTCGGCTTCATCGAGCAGGACGGCGGCGGCCCCGACGTCTTCGCCCACTACTCGAACATCGCGTCCTCGGGCTTCCGTGAGCTCGTCGAGGGTCAGAAGGTTTCCTTCGAGGTCACGCAGGGCCAGAAGGGCCTGCAGGCGGAGAACATCGTTCCCGCCTGA